Part of the Sulfitobacter sp. D7 genome, TAGATGCGCGGTTTAATTTCTTGCAATGTTAAGCAGGCGGCTTGTGGCGGGTCAACGCAAGGAACCGCAGCGGGGGCAGGGGGTTTGCTTAACAAGGCACTATTTGCGGAGCGAAGATGCAGAAAAGTGATCCCCTATCGCAGCCCGACATCGCTGATCGCGCGAAATCCGTTTTGGAAAAGCTTTGCGCGCGGGACATCCATATCGCCACCGCCGAAAGCTGCACCGGCGGGCTGGTTGCCGCCCTTCTGACGGATATCGAAGGTTGCTCTCATGCGTTTGAGCGTGGTTTCGTCAGTTATACGGATCAGTCCAAACACCAGCTTTTGGGGGTCGACCGGGCGCTTTTGGACGCATGTGGCGCGGTCTCCCGCCCTGTGGCGATTGCGATGGCCGAAGGGGTAATGGCGCGCTCAGGTGCGCAGATCGCCGTCTCGACCACCGGATTTGCCGGACCGGGACGCCCCGAGGACGAAGAGGGGCTTGTGCATTTTGCGCTTGCACGCGAGGGATGTAACACGGTTCATCGGGCCGAGTCCTTTGGGGCCATTGGCCGCGATGCGATCCGGCAGCGATGCCTTGAAACGATATTGGATATGTTGGAGGAGAGCCTGACGTGAGCAAGAGCCAAGCCGCCGCCTTTACCGCCTACCACCGTCACGGCTTTGTCCGGGTGGCGACCTGTACACCCCATGTGCGGCCTGCTGATGTGGCCTTCAACCGCGATAGCCTGCTGGACGAAATGCGCCGCGCCGATGCGGCGCGTGTTGATCTGCTGGTCTGTCCCGAACTGTCGCTCTCGTCCTATGCCATTGACGATCTGCACTTGCAGGATGCGCTGTTGAATGCGGTGGAAGAGGCGCTTGGCGCGCTTGTCGAAGCCAGTGCCGAGATGACCCCCGTGATCCTGCTCGGCGCGCCGCTGCGCCGGGAGGGGCGACTGTACAACTGCGCCATCGCCATTTCGCGCGGGCAGGTGCTGGGCGTCGTGCCAAAGTCTTACCTGCCCAATTACCGCGAGTTCTATGAGAAACGCTGGTTCGCCCATGGCCGTGACACTGGCGGAGAGATCACCGTCGCGGGCCGCCGCGTGCCCTTTGGCGATGATCTGATTTTCGAGGCGACGGATCTGCCCGGCCTTATCTTCCACGCCGAAATTTGCGAAGACCTCTGGACGCCCGCGCCGCCTTCGTCGGAGGCCGCACTTGGGGGCGCGCTGATCCTTGCCAATCTTTCGGCTTCCAACATCGTGATCGGCAAATCCTCTGACCGTCATCTGCTGTGCCGGTCGCAATCCATGCGCGCCTTTGCGGCCTATGTCTACTCCGCCGCCGGGCCGGGAGAGAGCACGACCGATCTGGCCTGGGACGGGCAGGGGATGATCCATGAGTTGGGCGATCTGCTGGCCGAATCCACCCGCTTCCCACTTGAGCCGGAGCTGACCATCGCCGATGTAGATTGTGGGCGTATCCAGTCAGAGCGGATGCGGACGGGCAGTTTCCACGATGCCGCGCGGCACCACGCGCCAGAGTTTCGCCGGGTCACCTTCGCCCATCAGCCGCATCATGAAAACGCCGGGCTGATCCGCCCGCTGCGCCGTTTTCCCTATGTGCCGAACCGCGAGAGCCACCTCGATCAAGACTGCTATGAGGCGTTCAACATTCAGGTCGAAGGGCTGCGCCGCCGGTTCGAGGCGACCAAGGGCAAGACCATGGTGATCGGCATTTCCGGCGGGCTGGATTCAACCCATGCGCTGATCGTGGCGGCCAAAGCCTGTGACCGTATGGGCATCCCGCGCGACCGTATTCTTGGGTTCACCATGCCCGGCTTTGCCACCTCCGAAGGGACCAAGTCCAACGCTTGGAAGCTGATGAAGGCGATGGGCATCACCGCCGATGAGATCGACATCCGCCCCGCCGCGCGGCAGATGCTGGAGGATATGGATCACCCCTTCTCAGGTGGGGAGCCGGTCTATGACATCACCTTTGAAAACGTGCAGGCCGGGCTGCGCACCGATTACCTTTTCCGGCTGGCCAACCAGCGGCAGGGCTTCGTCATCGGCACTGGCGATCTGAGTGAGCTGGCGCTTGGCTGGTGCACCTACGGCGTCGGCGACCAGATGAGCCATTACGCGGTGAACACCGGCGTGCCGAAAACGTTGATCCAGTATCTGATCCGTTGGGCCACCCGCTCGGGCCAGTTCGACGCAGAGACGGACGGGGTGCTGCAAGCCATTCTGGACACCGAAATCTCGCCCGAATTGGTGCCCGCAGGCGAAGATGAAGAGATCCAAAGCACCGAGGCGATGATCGGCCCCTATGAGCTGAACGACTTCTTTCTCTTTCACACCATGCGCTACGGGCTTGCGCCGTCAAAGGTGGCCTTTCTGGCGTGGCACGCATGGCACGACATCGAAGAAGGCCGCTGGCCCGAAGGCTTCCCGCAGGCCAAACGCAACGCCTATGACTTGGAAACCATCCGCCATTGGCTCGAAAAATTCCTGCACCGCTTCTTTGCCACCAGCCAGTTCAAACGCTCGGCCTTGCCGAATGGGCCCAAGGTCAGCGCCGGGGGCGCGTTGTCGCCGCGCGGTGACTGGCGCGCGCCTTCGGATAGTGTCGCAACCCCGTGGTTGGAAGAGTTGCGCAGCAGCGTGCCGGAAAGCTGGCCGAAAGGCTAAGCCGCGCTATTCCTCGCGGCTCAACTCACCTTCGACAAAGTTCGGGGTCAGCGGCGGTGCCGCGTGACGCTCTTGGGTTTCGGGATCGCTGCGCAGGGTCATGCGCAGCAGCCCCCATGCCACGATGATAAGTTGAAAGCCGCCAAGCGCCAGCGGCAGGCCGCGCGGCCCCAGCGTATCCAGCAGCACACCCGCCAGCAGCGGGCCGATTGCCGCGCCAATCCCCTGCATCAACACCAAACCGCCCGAAACGGCCACCACCGCCGAGCCGGGGGCGCGGTCGTTGACATGGGCGATCACGATGGACTGCGCAGGCAGGACCAGCCCGCCGATGGCGAACCCCAGAACCAGCAGCATCGTCCCCGTCGGCGCCGGGATCGGCAGGGTCAGCAACATCAAGGCGCTGCCTGCGGCGGCTAGCCCCACGCCAAGACCCCGGCGGCTCATCCGGTCGGACATCCAACCCAGCGGGAACTGAAGCACCAGGCCGCCGATGGTAAAGGCCGCGATCAGCAGGGCGATGCGGGACTGCGTGTATCCCATTTCCTGAGCAAAGAGTGGTGCCAGCCCGTAGAATGTCCCGATGGAGGCCCCGACCAGCCCCGCGGCCACCGCGCCATAGGGCGACAGGCCCCAAAGGCGGCGCAGTGAAGGCGGCTCTTGCGCGCCCTCAGAGCGCGGCCCTTCCACGCGGCTTAGCGAAATTGGCACCAGCGACAGTGACATGACGATCGAGACGAGCACGAAGAGGATGAACTCAGCCGGATCCCCAAGGTTAAGCAAGAACTGCCCTGCCGCCCCCGACGCCATGCCGACCATGCCATAAACCGCCAGCAACTTGCCCCGCTGCGCGGAACTGACCGACGCATTGAGCCAGCTTTCCGTGACGATGATTAACCCGGCAAAGGCGAAACCCGTCAGGCAGCGCACCGCGATCCAGACCCAAGGATCGACAAAGGCCAAATGCATCAGCGCCGCCGCAGAGGCAACAGAGGCGAGCGCGGCAAAGGTGCGGATGTGCCCCACGCCGCTGATCAGCCGCGGCGCGACGAAAGACCCAATGCTCAGCCCCGCGAAAAAGCCCGACATGATCAGGCCGGTGGTCGCCCCGCCAAACCCCTCAAGCCCCGCGCGCACGGCCAAAAGAGTGCCTTGCAGTCCGTTGCTCATCTGCAAAAGCGAGAAGCCCAGTAGCAGTGTCGCCAGTGGTAGAACCGTCGCGCGCATGATGTCCCCTTTGGTCTAATGTTTGGCCTTGGCCCCGGTGATTGCCTGGCCTTTGGGCCGGAATATGTGCGGCGGCAATCGAATTTCTAGTAATCAACCCCCGCGCCCTTTCACCGGGCTGGGTTCCGCGCCATAGTGGTAGCAGCCAGCGGCCCCGTCAGGGAATGCCCGGCCATTGATCAAGCAGATTTGACGTGCCTTTTTCGGGGGGATGCTCAATTATGCGCCTTGTAAAACAATTTGAAAGCGCATCCCCGTGAAATCCCTGCGCCAATTTTTCGTATTTTTGCTGGTTCTCATTGCTGGTCTTTACATGATGTTGACCTTCGTCCCCGCCTCCCGCCCCTATGTGGCTGAGACGGGTCTGCTCGATCTTTTGGGGATCGAGGTCGCATCGCAAGAGCCGGGGTCGTCAGGCCGCGGTTGGGGTGGCGGCGGGCCCTCGCTGGTTGTCACGGCAGCGGTCAGCCAAGAGACCTTGGCCGACCGGATCACCGCCATCGGCGACGGGCGCGCGCGCCGCTCGGTCACGCTGCGCTCCAACGCCGTGGGGGTCCTCACCGACCTCAACCTGCCCGCCGGACAGTTGATCGAGGCGGGCACCGTGGTCGCCCTGCTTGAGAATGAGGCCGAGCAGATCGCCCTGAAACAAGCCGAATTGCAGCTCGAAAACGCCCGGACCGAGCAAGACCGGGTGAAACGGTTGCAAAATACCGGCGCCGTCAGCGAAGTGCGACTACGCGAGACGGAATTGGCCCTTCAAAGCGCCGAACTTGCGCTTAGCCAAGCGCAGTTCGATCTGTCACAACGCCGCATCCTCGCGCCGATCTCGGGCTGGGTGGGGATCACCGACATCGAAGAAGGCGACCGGGTGAGTGCGCAGGATCAACTGGCCACCATCACCGACCGCAGCGAGATCCTGATCGATTTCCGCGTGCCCGAGCGGGTGGTGGGCAAGCTGGACCTTGGCAAAGAAATCACGGTCACCCCGCTTGGGATGCGTGATTTGACGCTGACGGGCGAGGTCAGCGCCATCGACAGCGTGATCGACCGCGCCAGCCGCACGCTTTTGGTCCAAGGCCGGGTGCCGAACGCAGACGACCAGTTGCGCGCGGGCATGGCCTTTTCGGTCAGCCTTACCTTTGTCGGCGACCCTTTCTTGGCGATCCCGCCGCTCGCGGTGCAATGGTCCTCGGACGGGCCATTTGTCTGGACGGTGCGGGAGGGCAAGGCGCATCAAGTCGCGGTCGAAATCGCGCAGCGCAACAGCAATTCCGTTCTTGTCCTGTCGGAGGGTCTGACCGCCGAAGATGTGGTGGTGACCGAAGGCGTGCAAACCCTGCGCGAAGGCGGTGATGTGCAAGACGCCAACCGCGCGGGCAGCGTGCAATCGGGTGCCGCGCCTTCGCGGAAGACCACCCTATGAGCGCCGCACCCTCGGGCGAAGGCCCGCCGCCCCCCGCCTCCGGAGCGGGCACGGCGCTCTTCGTGCGGCGGCCAATCCTCGCCTTTGTGTTGAATGCGCTGATTGTGCTGGCGGGCATCGCCGCGCTTTTTGGCGCCGAGGTGCGTGAGCTTCCCAATGTCGACCGGCCCGTCGTTACCGTCACCACGACATTCTCGGGCGCGTCCCCGGAATCCGTTGATCAGGAACTGACCGGGCGGATCGAAGGGGCGGTGGGCCGGGTCTCGGGTGTGCGGGCGATTTCCTCGAACTCCCGCTTTGGGCGCAGCCGGGTCACGCTTGAGTTCAACGACAGCACCGATATCGACGTGGCCGCGACCGATGTGCGCGACGCGGTGGCGCGGATCGTGAACCAACTGCCCGAGGGCGCCGAGCAGCCGCAGATCGTCAAAGCCGACGCCAACGCCCAGCCGGTGATGCGTATCGCCGTGACCTCCATGGGCCGCTCGCCCGAAGAATTGACCAAACTGGTGCAGGACCGCGTCGAAGACCGGCTGATCTCGGTCAACGGGGTGGCGGATTTGCAGGTCTATGGTGACCGCGAACCGTTTTTCCGCGTCGATATTGATCAGTTGGAACTGGCCAGCCGGGGCCTGACCTTGGGTGACATCCAGCGCGCCTTGGCCGATGTCGCCTATGACGCGCCTGCGGGTGATCTGGCCGGGGACCGGCAGTCGATCAACGTGCGCACCACCGCCAGTGTCGCGACCACGCAGGCCTTTGAGGCGATGGAGATCAAAGAGAATGTCCTGCTCGGCGATGTGGCCACCGTGACGCTCGGCCCCGCCGATGGTGAGACGATCCTGCGGGCCAATGGGCAGTTGGGTCTGGGCATCGGCATCATCCGACAGGCGACCTCGAACACGCTTGAGATTTCGCGCGATGTGCGCGCCGTGGTGGCAGAGTTGAACGAGACGTTGCCCCAAGACGTGCGGATTTTCGTGACCTCGGATGATGCGACCTTTATCTCTGGCTCGATCCGCGAGGTGCTGTCGACGCTGGCCTTTGCCGTGGGCATCGTGGTGGCGGTGATCTTTATCTTCCTGCGCGACTTCCGCGCCACGCTGATCCCGGCGCTGACCCTGCCCGTGGCGTTGATCGGCACTTTGGCGGCGATCTATCTGGTCGGGTTTTCGATCAACATCCTGACCCTTTTGGCACTGGTTCTGGCCACTGGCATGGTCGTGGATGACGCGATTGTGGTGCTAGAGAACATCGTGCGCCAGCGCGCGGCGGGGATGGGGCCACGGGCGGCGGCGGTGCTGGGCACATCGCAGGTGTTCTTTGCCGTGGTCACCACCACGGCCACGCTGGCGGCGGTCTTTATCCCGCTGTCGTTCCTGCCCGGTCAGGCGGGCGGGCTGTTTCGGGAGTTTGGCTTTACCCTCGCCATTGCGGTGATGCTGTCCTCGGTGGTGGCGCTGAGCCTTTGTCCGGTGTTGGCCAGCCGTCTGCTGACCAAACCAGTGGCAGAAAACCCGCGCGGCCCTGTCGTGGCGCTTGGCAATGCGTTGTTTCGGCTCTACGCCGCGACCCTCAAAGGGGCGCTGGCGATGCCCTATGTCGTGGTGCTGATCGCGGCCTTCGTCGCGCTGACGGCGGTGCTGGTGGCGGGCGAAATCCGCCAAGAGTTGACCCCGCGCGAAGATCGCGCCGTGGCGCTGCTCAGCGTGTCGGCTCCGCAGGGCGTCTCGCTCGATTATACCCAAGCCAAGATGCGCGAGATTGAAGACCTGATCACCCCACTGCAAGAGGCGGGCGAGGTGACGAACATCTTCTCCATCACCGGGTTTGGCGCGGATAATCGCGGGTTCATGGTCTTCACCCTTGCCGGCTGGGAGGACCGCGCGCGCAGCCAAGATGAGATCGTGGGGCAGATCAACGGCAAGCTGCGCGGCATCGTCGGCGTGCGGGCCTTTGCGATCCAGCCCAACTCTCTGGGCATTCGCGGGGCGGGGCGGGGGCTGTCTTTCGCGATCACGGGCAACAATTACGAGCAACTGTCGCAGGTCGCGCAGGCCATGGTGGACCGGCTGAGCACGAACCCCGCGATGGGCCAAGTGCGGCTGGAGTATGAGCGCACGCAGCCGCAGCTTTTCGTGCAGATCGACCGGACGCTTGCGGCTGACCTCGGCGTCGATATCACCGGGCTGGGGCAAGCCTTGCAAGCCATGCTCGACGGGCGCGAGGTGGCATCGGTCTTTATCGACGACACCAGCTACGGCGTGCAGATGTTGTCGACCTCGGACCCGGTGAACGACCCGCGCGACCTTGAGAACGTCTTTGTCCAATCGGGCAACGGACAGATGATTTCGCTGGCCAGTTTTGTCACCCTCGAAGAGCGCGCCGTCGCCCCTGAGCTGGACCGGGAGGGGCAGAACCGCTCGGTCGAGATCTCAGCCGGGCTGACGCCGGGCCTGTCGCTGGGCGATGCACTGGCGCAGGTGCGGACGGTCGGCCAAGAGGTGCTGGACGAAGAGAACCTGATCGTCCCCTTGGCCGAAGCCGCCGCATTGGATCAAACCAGTTCCGGGCTGTTCGTGACCTTCGGCTTTGCGATCCTTGTGGTTTTCCTTGTCCTCGCCGCGCAGTTCGAGAGTTTCGTCTCTGCCATCGTGGTGATGGCCACGGTGCCTTTGGGCCTTGCCTGCGCGATTTTCGCGCTGCTGATGACGGGGCAAAGTCTGAACGTCTATAGCCAGATCGGGCTGGTCATGCTGATCGGGATCATGGCTAAGAACGGGATTCTTATCGTCGAATTCGCCAACCAGTTGCGCGATCAGGGCGCGGATATTCACGACGCGATCTTTGGTGCCTCTACCATCCGCCTGCGCCCAGTGATGATGACGATGACCTCGACCGTGCTGGGGGGCGTGCCGCTGATCCTGTCCTCGGGCGCGGGGGCCGAGGCGCGCGAGGCGCTCGGCTGGGTGATTGTCGGCGGCTTGGGCATGGCCACGCTTTCGACGCTCTATCTCACGCCCGTCGCCTATTTCTTGCTGGCACGTTTCACCACGCCCAAAGCCGCCGAAGAAGCCCGCCTGCAGGCCGAATTGTCAGAGGCGCAATTGGTCTGAGCGGCCGTTGCCGCCGATATTTCCGCGCCCATGCAACTTCCCACCGCACTGGGCGTTTAGTCAGGTAGGATCGAACCGAAAGGGACAGGAACGTGCGTGGCGATTTGGATTTGGCGAAGGCGGACCAACAGCATCCGACTGACGCGGCGACGCGCCAGAGCCTGTTTACCGATAAGTCCACATGGCGCGTTGCGCGGGCCGAGCGTTTTGGCCTTGTGGTCGATGCGGCGGATTACTTCCGTGTCTTGCGCAAAATCTTTCTCGGCGCGCGGCAGCAGTTGATGCTGATCGGCTGGGATTTCGACTTTGAGCTTGAGATGCTGCCGGGCGAGAGCGATGAGGACGGCAATGCGCCGGACGGCTATCCCAACCAACTCGGCGCCTTTGTAGAGGCGGTGGTTGAGCGGACGCCGGAGTTGCATGTCTACCTGCTGAAATGGAACGGGGCCGTGCTGGCCGCGCCGGGCCGTCTGGTGCCCTCGCTGGCGCTGAGCCTGTTTGGCGGTGACCGGATCCATTTCGCCTTGGACGGGCATCACCCCTTTGGCGCCTGCCACCACCAAAAGATCGTCGTGGCCGATGATGCCTTGGCCTTTTGCGGCGGCATCGACGCGACCGAAGACCGTTGGGACACGCCCGATCACCTGCCGCATGATCCGCGCCGGGTGCGCAAAGATGGCTCTCCCTCCGACCCATGGCACGATGCCACTTCGGCGATGTCCGGCCGTGCCGCTGCGGCCTTGGGCGAACTGTCGCGCCGGCGTTGGTTGCGGGCCACGGGGGATGAAATCCCCCGGCTGAGCGACGCGCAAGTGTTCGAATGGCCCAAAGACCTGCCGGTGGATGCCGAAGACATTGATGTGGGGATCGCCCGGACCGAGCCGCCTTTCGACGAAGAGCCGCTGATCAATGAGATCGAACAACTCTACCTCGCCGGGATCAAATCGGCCCGCGACTATATTTATTTTGAATCGCAGTACCTCGCTGCGGACTCGGTTTGTGATGCGCTAAAGGCGCGTTTGGCCGAGGAGGACGGGCCGGAGATCGTCATCATCAACCCGCGCGATGCGGAATCGCAGTTGGAAGATGACGCCATGCATGTCCTGCGCGAGCGGCTGGTCGAAGACCTGAAGCAGGCGGATCATCAAAACCGCTTCCGCATCTATTTCCCCGTCACCGAGGAAGGGGAGCCGATCTATGTCCATGCGAAGATCATGATCATCGACGATCATCTTCTGCGGCTCGGCTCCAGCAACCTCAACAACCGCTCCATGGGGTTTGACACCGAATGCGACGTGGCGATCGAGCGCCCCGCGCAGGTGATCGAAGGGTTCAGGACCCGCCTCATCGCCGAGCACTTGGGCCTGCCGCCCGCCCGTGTGGCCGAGGTGATGGCCGAAAAGGGGTCGATGATCGGAGCAATTGAAACCCTGAACCGCAAGAAAGGTCGCGGCCTGCGTGCTGTGTTCCGGGGCAGCGAGACGGTTGTCGGCGGCTTTCTGGCAAACACCCGGCTGCTTGACCCGCGCTATCATCCCGGAGAGGGCACCACGACCGGGCGCGGCATTCGCCCGCGTCACATGGCGTTGATCGCAGGGGGGCTGGGCCTTGCATGGCTGGCATGGCGCAAATGGGGCCGCCGCGATCCCGAGGTCTAAGGTCTGGGCTCGGCGGCAGGTGCCGCGAAATGCGCGTTATCTTGCACAGGGTCGCGCTCGGCCGGTGCCGCTGGCGCGGTGAGCACGCGCCGCGATGTTTCAGCAGTCCAAGCGATCCCATAAAGGGCCGCCGTTCCCACCGCAGGCAGCACCCATGGCATCCAAGCTGCCTCGGGCCGTGCCATCATCACCGCCTGACAGACCAGTGCGAGCACCGTGCCACTGGCAAAGATCAACAGCCCATGCCGACCAATCAGCCGGAAGGGGCTCGCCATCTGATGTCCAGAGAGGCGGGTCACGCTTGGCAATTGCGACAGAAAATATCCCAAAGCCAGAATATGGATGAACCGCGGGGCGGAGAGATAGGTCTTGTCATGCGAGGTGATGTTGAAGGGCACCCCAGCTTCGCGCAGGTGATGCATCTGTAGGTTCAGGAATTTGCCCAAGCCCGGCACATAGCGCCATGCCAGCACCCCTAGCAACACCGCGACGGACAGCCAAAACAGCGCCTTCGACGCAGGAAAAAACCGATAGCCCTGCCGCTGGCTGAGCCCAACCAGCAGGCCGCAGACAAAGATCGCCTGCCACGCAAAAGGGTTAAAGAACCAGCCGCCCGGATTGGGGTAGTTCGGCAGGTTCAGTCGGAAAACGCCGGTCAGCAGCCAAAGGGTCAGCGACAGTGCCAAAAGCAGCCGCGGCCAGCGCAGCCCCAGCATGATCGCCACAGGGGCACAGATCAGCAGAACCGAATAGGCAGGCAGGATGTTCACATAGCCAAACTGGTGCGTCAAAAGCGGTATCCCGATCACGGATTGGGTCGGGTTTTGAAAGACCTGCCGCATGTTGATCTTGGTCAGAAACTCGGCCTCTGTCGTGATCTGGAAAGCGGCGGCAAAGATGCCCAAAGTCACGGCCGAGAGCATGATCTGCACAAGATAGAGCGACCATGCCCGCTTCCACAGCGGCGCGACCGCGCGCCAAAGGCCGTGGCGCAGGCGGTCTCTCTCAATGAACCGGGGCGTATAGGCCAATCCCGCCGCGATGCCCGACATCAAAAAGAACGCCTCTGCAGCGTCGGCAAAGCCTAGGTTGCGGATGGTCAGAGCTTCATAGGGGTTGCCGGGGACGTGGTTGATGAAAATCATCACCAACGCCAAACCGCGAAACACATCGATGCGCGGGTCGCGGGCAGGTTTGGCCGTGGGGGCAGAGCCGAGCGATCTCGCCGCAGGCGACAGCCCGGTGCTAGGCTGGGGCATGGGTCAGGTCCGCCGCTTTGGGTTTCGCCATCAGATGTTCGTCATTCCACGTCAGCCGCCAGACATCGCAGATACTGTCGTATCCCGCGACGACATCCAGCGGTGCCGCATCCTCCGGCACGGCAAAGAGCGTGCGAGGCAGGGGGCGGGAGGTCCATGCGATAAGCAGCGGGGCCAACAGCATCGGAACCGCCACGGGCAGCAGCCAGATCGTCAGGTCAGGCGCGACCCATTGCACCGCCGCGATGATCGCCGCGCCAATGAAAACGATCCACCGGCCCGCCGCCCAGCCATCCGCCAAGCTCAACCGGCCTTCGTTGCGTTGGTTGGCAGGCCAGCCCCCGTCTTGGCCCGAGAGCACCTGCAACACCGCGCGGCTGTGATAGAGCAGCATCAAGGGGGCCAAAAGCGTGGTCAGCACGATCTCGGTCAGAACCGAGAGCGACATGCGCAGGCTACGGCCAAAGTCGCGTGCGCGCTTGGTCAGGATCGCGTGCAGCAAGATCAGCAGCTTCGGCACCACCAGCAGACCCAAAACGCCCAAGGCCAGCAGCGTGATCTCGCGCGTGCTGGTGTCGGGGAAGACGGGGAAAAGCTGATAGGGGCCGGGGAAATACTCAGGCGGCGGCGCGTAAAGCGTGCTGATGGCCGAGGTGATCAGAAACGCCGCCCAAAGAAGGGAGACGACATAGGCGGTGACGTTCTGCAAAAAGACAAACCGGCTCCAGCCCGCCAGCCCGGGGGCAAAGATCAGCCGCGCATGTTGCAGGTTGCCTTGGCACCAACGCCGCTCTCGCCGCGCAAAGGACAGGACATTCTCAGGGCCTTCTTCGAAAGAGCCGCCCAAGGTTTCATCCACCTCGACCTTCCAACCGGCGCGGGCAAGCAACGCCGCCTCGACATAGTCATGGCTGAGAATATGCCCGCCCAAGGGCGGCGGGCCGGAAAGCTCGGGCAGCCCACAGCTTTCGGCGAAGGCGCGGACGCGGATGATTGCGTTATGGCCCCAGAAGGGCCCCGTCGGGCCCTGCATACGGGCAAGGCCACGGGTGAAGATCGGGCCATGAAACCACGAGGCGAATTGCAGTGCCCGGCCAAAGAAAGACCGCGCGCCGATGATCTTGGGCAGGGTCTGTAGCAACCCCAATTGCGGATCGGCTTGCATCCGCGCGATCATGGCGCGGATCGTCTCGCCCTCCATCAGACTGTCGGCGTCAAGGATCACCGCAAGGTCATAGGCCCCGCCGGAGATGCGAATGAACTCTTCGATATTGCCCGCCTTGCGGCCCGCATTGTCGCGCCGTCTGCGGTAGAAAATACGCCCTTGGCCATCTGTCTCGCGCAGCAATCGGGCAAAGGCGAATTGCTCTTTCCCGGCGAGTGCGTCATCGCGCGTGTCCGACAGAACGACGAAATCCGCCGTCACACCGGCCCGGGTGACAGATCGGTCAATCGCGGCGATGCGGGCAAAAGTGGTCAGCGGGTCTTCGTTGCAGATGGGTACCGCGATCACGGTGCGCGGCTGCGGCGCGTCCAGCGCGGGGCGGGGAGGCGTTGATCTGCCGCCGAAAAGCCCGATCAGCGCCAATGACGCCCCCCAAGCCAGCCAAGCCGTGGTCGCGAAAACGAGCAGGGCGCGGATGCCGTCCCACCCGCTGAACCCATCGCGCGCCGCCGCCTCGGCCAAAAGCATTGACGCAAGGGCCGCACAGCCGAGAGACAAAAAGACGGCGACCGCCCGTGCAAAACGGGTCGCCCCGTCCGCCGCAAGCTGCCTTTGCTGAAGTGTCATTGAACCTAGGCCTTGCGCCGCAGCAGGAACGCCCGCGCGACATCGGCCAGCCCGGCCAGATGGCCGCGCCGTTCCAAGGTCTGCCGTGGCATGGCAAGCGGGGCGGCGGGCGGCATCCAGGTCTCGGCCTCAACCGTCATTGCGGAATAGGGGGTCGTCGCGTCTTGAAGGTTCATGCGTTGATCCATTGGTACACCCATGTCTCTGTAAGATTGCGGTCATATCCCGATAGAACTGCCTTGATTTCGACGATGGCGTCAGGCTCTGCACGCAGTTCCAGCACCAGCCGCCATTCGTCTCTGCCATCTACCCGGCTCAGGATCGCCTCGACGATTTCGCCGTTCTGCGCGCTGGCGATCGGCTCCAACTCTGCGTCGCTTGGCATATCGCTCAGCTGTCCGCCGGCAAAGTCGATGACGAATTTGCGGGTTTGCGTATCTGCCTCTACCCCCGCAACCCCGCCGTGGCCCGAACGCAGCCGCACCACGCGGCCAAGGGTCTGCGGGGTCGCGCCCGGTGGGTTCATCCCCCAGTGCATGCGGTAATCATAGGCCAATTCATCACCGGCCCGGGTTTCGCCCTCGGGAATCCAATAGGCGACGATGTTGTCATTGCCCTCCAGATCGGAGGGAATTTCGACCAGTCGCACCGTGCCCTTGCCCCAGTCGCCCAAGGGTTCAATCATCAAAGAGGGGCGCCGTTCGTAATGGGCCTGCGCATCGAGGTAATGCTCAAAGTCCCGGTTGCGCTGTGCCAGCCCGAAGGAGCGCGGGCTCTGCGCCCCGAAATAGGAACTCGCCAA contains:
- the mdoH gene encoding glucans biosynthesis glucosyltransferase MdoH; translated protein: MTLQQRQLAADGATRFARAVAVFLSLGCAALASMLLAEAAARDGFSGWDGIRALLVFATTAWLAWGASLALIGLFGGRSTPPRPALDAPQPRTVIAVPICNEDPLTTFARIAAIDRSVTRAGVTADFVVLSDTRDDALAGKEQFAFARLLRETDGQGRIFYRRRRDNAGRKAGNIEEFIRISGGAYDLAVILDADSLMEGETIRAMIARMQADPQLGLLQTLPKIIGARSFFGRALQFASWFHGPIFTRGLARMQGPTGPFWGHNAIIRVRAFAESCGLPELSGPPPLGGHILSHDYVEAALLARAGWKVEVDETLGGSFEEGPENVLSFARRERRWCQGNLQHARLIFAPGLAGWSRFVFLQNVTAYVVSLLWAAFLITSAISTLYAPPPEYFPGPYQLFPVFPDTSTREITLLALGVLGLLVVPKLLILLHAILTKRARDFGRSLRMSLSVLTEIVLTTLLAPLMLLYHSRAVLQVLSGQDGGWPANQRNEGRLSLADGWAAGRWIVFIGAAIIAAVQWVAPDLTIWLLPVAVPMLLAPLLIAWTSRPLPRTLFAVPEDAAPLDVVAGYDSICDVWRLTWNDEHLMAKPKAADLTHAPA